Proteins from a single region of Pyxidicoccus xibeiensis:
- a CDS encoding response regulator codes for MAGNSQAPFQILLVEDEPVIRELVRSMLSDGSVDVVCAANGLEGLKLARSGTFHLILMDVVLPQLDGISVCRILKSDPATADVPLYMLTAKAKRSDMESATLAGADGYIHKPFRGAELMALVERLRAGQTRPESA; via the coding sequence ATGGCTGGCAATTCCCAGGCACCCTTCCAGATCCTGCTCGTCGAGGATGAACCGGTCATCCGGGAGCTGGTGCGCTCCATGTTGAGCGACGGCTCCGTGGACGTGGTGTGCGCGGCCAACGGCCTGGAGGGGCTGAAGCTGGCACGCAGCGGGACGTTCCACCTCATCCTCATGGACGTCGTCCTGCCGCAGCTCGACGGCATCTCCGTCTGCCGCATCCTCAAGAGCGACCCGGCCACCGCGGACGTCCCGCTCTACATGCTCACCGCGAAGGCGAAGCGCTCCGACATGGAGAGCGCCACGCTGGCGGGGGCGGACGGCTACATCCACAAGCCCTTCCGCGGCGCGGAGCTGATGGCGCTGGTGGAGCGCCTGCGCGCGGGACAGACGCGGCCCGAGTCCGCCTGA